From Halapricum desulfuricans, a single genomic window includes:
- the hisI gene encoding phosphoribosyl-AMP cyclohydrolase: MSDAPPKLAFEDNEYLPAIAQDADSGEVLMLAYVTSEALERTRETGRAHYYSRSRDEIWEKGATSGHTQHVEEIRVDCDGDALLYLIDQEGGACHTGYRSCFYRTIDGDVVGEKVFDPEDVYDE; the protein is encoded by the coding sequence ATGAGCGACGCGCCCCCGAAACTGGCCTTCGAGGACAACGAGTATCTCCCGGCGATCGCCCAGGACGCCGACAGCGGCGAGGTTCTCATGCTCGCATACGTCACGTCCGAAGCGCTCGAACGAACCCGCGAGACCGGTCGCGCCCACTACTACTCCCGGAGCCGCGACGAGATCTGGGAGAAGGGTGCGACAAGCGGGCACACCCAGCACGTCGAGGAGATCCGCGTCGACTGTGACGGCGACGCCCTGCTGTATCTGATCGACCAGGAGGGCGGGGCCTGTCACACGGGGTATCGGAGCTGTTTCTACCGGACGATCGACGGCGACGTGGTCGGCGAGAAGGTGTTCGATCCCGAGGACGTCTACGATGAGTGA
- a CDS encoding helix-turn-helix domain-containing protein, which produces MAINRFGCTEDPIDPDMEDRDLRVVLEIDRGGPCRLDSVDGDVVNIDVRLSDETCSVDATVREPEEESVVTQFFENNLCDHCPGKVFADHGCLPRYRELSENSFVVETYVSDTEAVADLVADIREICARVSLKSIVSTDTSAFEENCSVDISALTTKQREAVYHAQKLGYYDPDSDVSLDTLADRIGISTSALSQRLRRAEANVLRQLSVECSCWDDVDG; this is translated from the coding sequence ATGGCGATCAACCGATTCGGGTGCACGGAGGACCCGATCGACCCGGACATGGAGGATCGCGATCTCCGCGTGGTCCTCGAAATCGACCGTGGGGGGCCATGTAGACTGGACAGCGTCGATGGCGACGTAGTGAACATCGACGTGCGTCTGAGTGACGAGACCTGCAGCGTCGACGCAACGGTTCGAGAACCCGAGGAAGAGAGCGTTGTGACCCAGTTCTTCGAAAACAACCTGTGTGATCACTGTCCCGGGAAGGTCTTCGCCGACCACGGCTGTCTCCCGCGATACAGGGAGCTGAGCGAGAATTCGTTCGTCGTCGAGACGTACGTTTCCGACACAGAAGCCGTCGCGGACCTCGTCGCCGATATCCGGGAGATCTGCGCGCGCGTCTCCCTCAAGAGCATCGTCTCGACCGATACGTCCGCGTTCGAGGAGAACTGTTCGGTCGATATCTCCGCACTCACCACAAAACAGCGCGAGGCCGTGTATCACGCCCAGAAGCTGGGCTATTACGACCCCGACTCGGACGTGTCGCTGGACACACTCGCCGATCGGATCGGTATCTCGACCTCGGCGCTGTCACAGCGTCTCCGGCGAGCCGAAGCCAACGTCCTCCGCCAGCTCTCGGTGGAGTGTTCCTGCTGGGACGACGTCGACGGTTAG
- the extH gene encoding selenite/tellurite reduction operon rhodanese-like protein ExtH, translated as MERELDRRTFLALSSVAGAAAIAGCSGGDNGDTTTDAGGTATDTESPTETTTTTEPSDDQSSSTDIDPTDTESALIEPATLQEWLDAGIVNTDDVYEDRVVILRVDTGNYSVNGHIPNAVKMATDDAEGPAVLTETRLDGLGETQKLVASGSVVDQILQNAGVGPNTTIVLSGEVPMYNARTYWTLRYWGFPRERIKVLNGGPTAYADEVGSLTGETPETPETGYTVEGFEETNYALREGLNEMLQLVDDKNAGESDASILDLRGPDQDAKIAGSTLDAPDSYTQGGFTESVKWKPADEIEDHVFGYEDIEDGDPIVTLCHSGFKGTLAFFALDGILGYDNVSLYDGSWKFQWKQYNGNQDPTPNDLWRTDMHERTDGEITATDLVTIDSDLSSELDELATLDANQVKRDDLNYLGASGGDFGCGS; from the coding sequence ATGGAACGCGAACTCGACCGTCGAACGTTCCTCGCACTGTCCAGTGTCGCAGGTGCAGCCGCGATCGCTGGCTGTTCGGGCGGCGATAACGGAGATACGACGACAGACGCCGGAGGCACGGCGACTGACACGGAAAGCCCAACCGAGACGACAACGACGACTGAGCCGTCGGACGATCAGTCCTCGAGTACGGATATCGACCCGACTGATACCGAGAGTGCGCTGATCGAACCCGCGACGCTGCAAGAGTGGTTGGACGCGGGCATCGTCAACACCGACGACGTGTACGAGGACCGCGTCGTAATTCTTCGGGTGGATACAGGTAATTACAGCGTCAACGGTCACATTCCGAACGCAGTCAAGATGGCGACCGACGACGCCGAAGGGCCCGCTGTCCTGACCGAGACTCGCCTTGACGGACTTGGCGAGACCCAGAAGCTCGTCGCGTCCGGTTCCGTCGTCGACCAGATCCTCCAGAACGCCGGTGTCGGTCCGAACACGACCATCGTCCTCTCTGGGGAGGTCCCGATGTATAACGCCCGGACGTACTGGACGCTCCGGTACTGGGGCTTCCCGCGCGAGCGCATCAAGGTCCTCAACGGCGGCCCCACCGCCTATGCGGACGAGGTAGGCAGCCTGACGGGCGAAACGCCTGAAACGCCCGAAACCGGGTACACCGTCGAAGGCTTCGAGGAGACGAACTACGCCCTTCGGGAAGGTCTCAACGAGATGCTCCAGCTAGTCGACGACAAAAACGCTGGCGAGAGTGATGCGTCGATCCTCGATCTCCGTGGTCCGGATCAGGACGCGAAGATCGCCGGCAGTACCCTCGACGCACCGGACAGCTACACGCAGGGCGGGTTCACCGAGTCCGTCAAGTGGAAACCCGCCGACGAGATCGAAGACCACGTCTTCGGCTACGAGGACATCGAAGACGGTGACCCGATCGTCACGCTGTGTCACAGCGGATTCAAAGGCACGCTGGCCTTCTTCGCCCTCGACGGTATCCTCGGGTACGACAACGTCTCGCTTTATGATGGCTCCTGGAAGTTCCAGTGGAAGCAGTACAACGGAAATCAGGATCCGACCCCCAACGACCTGTGGCGGACCGATATGCACGAACGGACCGACGGTGAAATCACGGCGACCGACCTGGTCACGATCGATTCCGATCTCAGCAGCGAACTGGATGAACTCGCCACGCTCGATGCCAACCAGGTCAAGCGGGACGACCTCAATTACCTGGGCGCCAGCGGCGGCGACTTCGGTTGCGGGTCCTGA